The following DNA comes from Microbacterium foliorum.
AGCTTGACGTCGGCGTCGCTCATCAGCAGCGCCTGAGCGTCGGTGTTGACGGCGATGAACTCGACTCCGCGGAGACCGAGATCGATCATGCGGTTGACGGCGTTGACGCCGCCACCGCCGACGCCGACGACCTTGATCACGGCGAGGTAGTTCTGGTTCTGGCTCATGGCCGGCCTCCGAATAGTCGAACCTGTCTTAGGGGAGATTCCGCCGGGTTGAACCTTAAACCTCAACTAGAGGTGTAAAGTATTTCCCGGTATTGGTTTCTCTTGTTCGAAGGTAAGCGTCACGCACCCGTGCACTCGCAGCGACACGGGCGTGTCGCCCGTTTGCCGTCGAAACCTCATCCGACGACCACCGCATGCGGCGAAGTGACGTCGATCGTCGACGCCTCGGGGTTGCTCAGCAGGGTCTTCGTGAGCACTTCACTCTTCATCGGAGAGTCCTCGGAGCTGCCCCAGACGACCGTCAAGCCGCTGCTCAGTGTCAGCGTCACGTCATCGGCCGTCGTCGCACTCACTCCCGTGAGCAGGGCGCGCACCTCAGCGGGGACCGAACGCACCACGAGACCCGCGCTCTCGAAGGCCACCGAGTCGGTGCCCCCGTCGATCTCGAGCAGGGGCTGACCTGCCGGCTGGTCGGAGGTCGTGGCGAGAGCGACGCCCGCGGCGTCCACGAGGGTGTAACCGGCGTCCGAGCGGATGACGCCGACCGGCGTGCGCTCGACGATCCGCACCGTGAGGTCGTGAGGCGGCTTCGCCTCGAGCGCATAGGTCTCGATCAGCGGGAACGCCAGCAGAGCGGCTTTCACCTCGCTCGAGTCGACCAGAGCCAGCGGGGTGCCCACCTGCTCCGTCAGAGCCGCCTCCACAGCGGCGGCGTCCAGCGTCGTCGCACCCAGCACCGTGATCTTCTCGACGGCGAACAGCGGGCTGTACGCGGCCGCGGTCGTGCCGCCGATCAGGAGAACCACGGCGCCGATCGCGCTCAGCCAGACGATGCGTCGCCGACGCGAACGCTGCGTGAACCGCCTGATCTCCGCCCGCAGCGCCCTGCGCCGCGCTCTTGCCGCGCGCCAGACGTCGCGAGTGGACGTCGGCCGCACCGCGGCATCCTCAGCCGTCTCCGCAGCGACCTCGGGCTCCGGCCTCAGCGGGGCGACCCGACCGCCTGCCTGTTCGTCATGCTCGACGTCTCGCGCGCGGCCCCTGGTTCCCGGCTGCGCCCGTCGTCGGGGCGCGCCCTCCGCGGGACCCGCGGGAGGCGTGGGGAGCGGAGGCGGACGACGCATCTGCTAGACCTCGGTGGTCCGCAGCGACTCGAGCACCTGCGGGATGATCTGGTACACGTTGCCGCAGCCCAGCGTGACGACGAAGTCGCCGTCGCGGGCTACCGACGCCGTGTAATCGGCCGCCTGCTGCCAGTCGGCCACGAAGTGCACGTGCGAGGGGTCACGGAACGCGCCGCTCACCAGTTCGCCGGTGACACCGGGAACCGGGTCCTCCCGAGCACCGTAGACGTCGAGCACGACCGTGTGGTCGGCGTACGTCTCGAGCACGTCGGCGAACTCGCGGAACATGTGCTGCGTGCGCGAGTAGGTGTGCGGCTGCTGGATCGCGATGATCCTGCCCGAGCCGGCGATCGATCGCATCGCCTCGAGCGCCGCGCGCACTTCTGTCGGGTGGTGGGAGTAGTCGTCGTAGACCGTGACACCGCGCTCGACACCGTGCTGCTCGAGGCGACGGACAGTGCCGGCGAACCCCTCGACGGCGCGCGCGGACTCGGCCAGGCCGAAGCCGACTGAGAGGAGGACCGTGATGGCACCGGCCGCGTTGATCGCATTGTGCACACCGGGCACGGCGAGCTGCAGAGGCACGCTCTCGGGCCCCCGGCTCACCGTGGCCGAGACGGGTCCGTCCGTCACGATGTCGGTCACCCTGACATCCGCGCCCTCCGCCTGTCCGAAGGTGATGACGTTGGGGTGCGAGAGGCCTGCTCCCACGCGCAGCGCGCCGGGGTCGTCGCTCGAGATGACGACAGCCTCCGTGGCCGCGTCGGCGAAGCGCACGAACGCATCGTGGAACGCCTCGTCGGAACCGTAGTGGTCGAGATGATCCGGGTCGACGTTCGTGATGAGAGCGACGGCGGTGTCGTAGAGCAGGAAGGTGCCGTCGGACTCGTCGGCCTCGATCACGAAGAGTTCGCCCGACCCCGTCGCACTGGAGACGCCGAGCTGTTCGATCACGCCGCCGTTGACGAAGTTCGGGTCGGCACCGAGCGCCTGAAGCGCGGTCACGATCATGCCGGTCGACGTGGTCTTGCCGTGGGCGCCGGCGACCGAGACGAGTCGCCGCGAGCCGATCAGCCAGTGCAGCGCCTGCGAGCGGTGGATGACGTGCAGCCCGCGCTCCTTGGCGGTGACGAACTCGGGGTTCTCCGGCCAGATCGCCCCCGTGTGGACCACTGTGTCTGCGTCGCCGAGATGGGCGGCGTCATGCCCGACGTGCACGACGGCTCCGGCCGCCTCGAGTGCGCGCAGGTTGTCGCTGTCGGCGCGGTCGCTGCCGGACACGCGGATGCCCGCATCGAGGAACATCTTGGCGAGCCCGCTCATGCCGGACCCGCCGATGCCGATGAAGTGCGCGGAGGAGATCGACTCGGGGATCGGGAGGGAGAGGTCAGGTCTGATCATGTCGGGTTCAGTCTACTTTTCGGTGATGACGTTGCGGCGTCGCGGAGGCGTGTCTATGGCGATCTCAGGAGGCCCTGAGCGCGCGATCCACCAGGGCGATGAGGTTCTCCGTGCCGCTGCGGGTGCCGACCTGTCCTGCGGCCGCCTGCATGGCTGCGAGCTGCTGCGGATCCTCCATGACCGGGATCACCAGTCGGCGCACCGCATCGCCGTCGAACGTCGCGTCGTCGAGGAGACGCGCAGCGCCGGCGGCCACGGCCGAGGCCGCGTTCAGCCGCTGCTCGCCGTTGCCCACCGAATAAGGCACGTACAGCGCGGGGATTCCGAGCGCGCTGATCTCGCTCACGGTGGCGGCGCCGGATCTCGAGACGATGAGGTCGGCCAGGGCGAATGCGAGATCCATCCGGTCGACATAGCGCCGCATCGCGTAACCGGGCACCTCGGGGTCTGCGAGATCGCTGCGCTCACCCGTCACGTGCAGCAGCTGCCATCCGGCGGCCAGGACGTCGCCCCACGAGTCGGCGAGGGCCTCGTTCAGCCGCTGAGCGCCGAGCGAGCCGCCGAAGACGAGAAGTACGGGGCGCGCGGGGTCGAGCCCGAAGCTCGCGGCAGCTTCTTCGCGCAGGGCTGCGCGGTCGAGCTCGATGACCTCGCGCCGCAGCGGCATGCCCACCACCTCGCCACCTCGCAGGGGTGTCCCCGCGAAGGCGACTCCCGTGGCAGCTGCCCGACGAGCACCGAGGACGTTGGCGAGGCCGGGCTTCGCGTTGGCCTCGTGCACCACGAAGGGAACCCTCTCGCGGCCTGCGGCGACGTAGGCCGGGGCAGAGGCGTAGCCTCCGAATCCGACGACGACGTCGACGTCATGAGCGCGGATGTGATCGCGCACCTGAGCGACCGCTCGACGGAACCGAGCCGGGAACATGGCTGCCTGCTTGTCGGGCCGCCGGGGGAACGGGACCTTGTCGACGATGAGCAGCTCATAGCCCCTTTCCGGGACGAGACGGGATTCGAGTCCCTCGGCCGTTCCCAGCACCAGCACGGTCGCATCCGCGTCGCGGGCGCGCAGTGCGTCAGCGACGGCGAGCAGGGGGTTGACGTGACCGGCGGTTCCACCGCCGGCGAGAAGGTACGTGGTCACCGTGTGACCTTACCCCGCCCTGCTGAAGCGGCCCGTCCAGGCGAACGGCCCTCGGCGACGGGGATGGTGCGCGCGAACGAGAGCAGCACTCCGCAGGCGATGAGAACAGCCAGGAGCGCCGTGCCACCCTGTGACATGAAGGGCAGCGGCACACCCATGACGGGGAACAGCCCGATCACGACGCCGATGTTGAAGACGGC
Coding sequences within:
- a CDS encoding FtsQ-type POTRA domain-containing protein, which translates into the protein MRRPPPLPTPPAGPAEGAPRRRAQPGTRGRARDVEHDEQAGGRVAPLRPEPEVAAETAEDAAVRPTSTRDVWRAARARRRALRAEIRRFTQRSRRRRIVWLSAIGAVVLLIGGTTAAAYSPLFAVEKITVLGATTLDAAAVEAALTEQVGTPLALVDSSEVKAALLAFPLIETYALEAKPPHDLTVRIVERTPVGVIRSDAGYTLVDAAGVALATTSDQPAGQPLLEIDGGTDSVAFESAGLVVRSVPAEVRALLTGVSATTADDVTLTLSSGLTVVWGSSEDSPMKSEVLTKTLLSNPEASTIDVTSPHAVVVG
- a CDS encoding UDP-N-acetylglucosamine--N-acetylmuramyl-(pentapeptide) pyrophosphoryl-undecaprenol N-acetylglucosamine transferase; the encoded protein is MTTYLLAGGGTAGHVNPLLAVADALRARDADATVLVLGTAEGLESRLVPERGYELLIVDKVPFPRRPDKQAAMFPARFRRAVAQVRDHIRAHDVDVVVGFGGYASAPAYVAAGRERVPFVVHEANAKPGLANVLGARRAAATGVAFAGTPLRGGEVVGMPLRREVIELDRAALREEAAASFGLDPARPVLLVFGGSLGAQRLNEALADSWGDVLAAGWQLLHVTGERSDLADPEVPGYAMRRYVDRMDLAFALADLIVSRSGAATVSEISALGIPALYVPYSVGNGEQRLNAASAVAAGAARLLDDATFDGDAVRRLVIPVMEDPQQLAAMQAAAGQVGTRSGTENLIALVDRALRAS
- the murC gene encoding UDP-N-acetylmuramate--L-alanine ligase; this translates as MIRPDLSLPIPESISSAHFIGIGGSGMSGLAKMFLDAGIRVSGSDRADSDNLRALEAAGAVVHVGHDAAHLGDADTVVHTGAIWPENPEFVTAKERGLHVIHRSQALHWLIGSRRLVSVAGAHGKTTSTGMIVTALQALGADPNFVNGGVIEQLGVSSATGSGELFVIEADESDGTFLLYDTAVALITNVDPDHLDHYGSDEAFHDAFVRFADAATEAVVISSDDPGALRVGAGLSHPNVITFGQAEGADVRVTDIVTDGPVSATVSRGPESVPLQLAVPGVHNAINAAGAITVLLSVGFGLAESARAVEGFAGTVRRLEQHGVERGVTVYDDYSHHPTEVRAALEAMRSIAGSGRIIAIQQPHTYSRTQHMFREFADVLETYADHTVVLDVYGAREDPVPGVTGELVSGAFRDPSHVHFVADWQQAADYTASVARDGDFVVTLGCGNVYQIIPQVLESLRTTEV